The DNA sequence CTGTACTTCCCGTTTACATCGTCTctctaagtaccagaaagcgccactagggggcaaataacaccattgaacacaatgaaaatccaatttaaccattgtaataaaataatctgttaccttctaacaggatggcagcacactCCCCGCCTGGTATAATTAAATTGTaccactatgaaataaaacatatcaaGAAACAAATAATGTCCTTTCTATTTTTATCTTTTGTCTCTAGGATGCTTCAGAAAGAAGAACAACAACCTCTGAGATTGGTCACAGAAACACCTTAGCAGCTCCTTGCTTGACAATTTTTAGTTCTACTTTCCTAACCTTTTTGTCAGTACTGGGAAAGGTTTTTACCACAAGCCAGACTGGCCAGTCATTTCTGTGTGCCTGACTGTCTTTCAATAAGACAACATCTTCCACTTTTACATTTGGCTTTTCTGCTGTCCATTTTCTGCGTCTCTGCAGCGTTGTCAGGTACTCCTGTCTCCACCTTTTCCAAAAGGTGTCAGCGAGACACTGGACTTGCTTCCACTGTTTTCCTTTTTCAATGCTTTTGAATTCCTCTCTGAAGGCTTCATGTTGCACACAGTGAATGATTGCTGTTTTGGCTTGTGACAACTCACTTGTACCGCATGGTTTATTACAGTCATGCCAGCCTCTGCAGCTGGTGTTGTCTGCACCTTCATGGAAGGATCTTGCAACATGAATGAGTCGTGCTGTGGCTCGATTGAGAGCTTTCCAGCTTGAGAACCTCTCAAAGCGATGAGAGCCGAGTTGAGCTCCAGAAACTTTAGAGGCAAAGACAGTGACGTCTGGTCGAATCTCTGCATCTGTGTGAGGCTCTACAAGGTCAAAATTGATGTTCTCAGGCTTACTCTAGTTTGTTTGGGTCAGGAACGGTGGACCTGAGAACCAACTAGTGTGTTTTAAGAGCGCAGCAAGTATGGGCCTGGTTGCATGGTCTGCTGGATTGCTGTCAGTGTTTATATAGCACCACTGATCTGGATAGGTTGACTTCCTGATGCGAGTTATCCTATTGGCAACATAAACATAGAATCTTTTGGTGACATTGTGGATATAACCGAGAACTATCTTACTGTCTGTGTAGAACTTGACTGCATGTATATCAATGTCAATTTCGTCTTTGATCATTTCATACATCTCAACAGCTAGCAAAGCCGCACACAGTTCTAGACGTGGGATAGTGTAGGCTGGACGAGGGGCcaattttgatttccccatgacaAATCCAACATGGCATTGATCTTCCGAGTCAATAATTCTCAGGTAGGCTACCGCTCCTATGGCTACTGTAGAGGCATCCGAGAAGATGTGTAGCTCTCTTCTTTGAGTGGTAGACAAGGAGACTGGGATGTAGGTCCGCTGTATATTCATATGTTCCAACTCCATCAAAGATTCCTTCCACATTTTCCATTCCTCTTATTTTtctgtgggaagaggggcatcCCACTCACTCTGATTAGAAGAGAGTTCTCTGATTAAGGCTTTACCTTGCATTGTTATTGGAGCCACGAACCCAAGGGGGTCATAAAGACTAttcactgtggacaggatgcctCTCCGCGTAAAATGCTTCTCATTGTGGGACACCTGGAATGAGAAGCTGTCTGTTTCCAGGTTCCAAGAAAGTCCCAGACTCCGTTGAAAGGGGAGTAGATCCACTCCTAGGTCCAGATCTTTTAAGTCTTTCGCACGGTCCTCCATAGGGGAAGGCTTCCATAACTGTTTTGCTATTGGATGCTATCTTGTGTAGTTTCATGTTGGACTCCGCCAACATTGCTTGTGTTTTTCTTAGAATGTTGACAGCTTCTTCTGTAGTAGCTACTGATGTCAGACCATCAGCGACGTAGAAGTTCCTCACTACATATTGCTTGGGTTCTGATCCGTGTTCCTTCTCACCCTGTAGCGCTGCTCGTCTCATGCAGTAGATGGCTACGGCTGGTGAAGGGCTGTTCCCAAATACATGGACTTTCATCCTGTACTCAGTTATGTTTCTATCTGGGTTGTTTTCTTCATACCAGAGAAACCTTAAGTAATCTCTGTGATCCTCACGTACACCAAAACAGTAAAACATTTGATGCACATCTGCTGTTAGTGCAATGCAATCCTTGCGGAAAGGCATTAGGACACCCAAGAGTGTGTTGTTTAAGTCTGGACCACTGAGCAGAACATCGTTAAGTGACACGCCTTGACACTTAGCACTGGAGTCAAATACTACTCGTATTTGTTCAGGCTTTTGTGGATGGTAAACACCAAATATGGGCAGATACCAACATTCTTTGTCTCCCTCTAGTGGCTGTGAAGGTTCGGCTTGGTCGTTAATCCAGCATCTTTTGCATGAAGTCAATAAAATGACGCTTCATGTCAGGCTTTTTGTCTAAAGTCCTGCGAAGTGATGTGAGACGGTTCatggcctgctccctgttattaggaaggcGACGTCTAGTGGGGCGAAAGGGTAATGGAGCCACCCAGTTGTTTCCATCATCCTGGAAaacctgtttgtccataatgtccAAGAAGTCTTTGTCCTCCACTGATGGTGCTTGTTTATCATCGTCTTGTGTTTTGTCGAACACGGAACATCCCAGGCTGTCTGTGTTCACAGTTGTGCTTGGATCTCTCGAGTGcactgtagagggagagatgtatTTCTGAGCTACGCTGTTGTAGTTCTCTTTTACCTGGATGATGTCAGGGCAAGGGCTCAGATAGGATGTGCGACCATTTTGAAGTATGTTTGTCCTGAACACGTTAACATTGGCTGGTCGGTGAGCCGTTCCCAGACAGACCTCACCCACAATGACCCACCCGAGGTCGAGTCGCTGTGCATAAGGAGTGTCGTGGGGCCCATTGATTTGCTCTCGTACCTTGTGTACCCTTAAGATGTCTCGTCCTAAGAGCAGGAGGATGGGAGCGTCTGGGTCCACAGCTGGAATTCTGTCCATAACTGGTTGCAGATGGGGAAAATGATACGCAATGTCGGGGGAGGGAATCTCCATCCTATCGTCTGGCATCATATCACACTCTATCAGAGTAGGGAGAGTGAGCTgcatgtgtccatctatagactCCACCATGAAGTTGACGGCTCTCCTGCCTGAAGTCTCTGTTACCCCAGAACACGTCTTCATGGTGTATGGAGCAGAGTTGTCATTGATGTTGAAGAGACTGAAAAACTCTGTCTTGGCCAGAGATTTGTTACTCTGTTCATCAAGCACTACATACATTGTGACAgctttctctcttttcccagcCGGATAAGCTTTGACTAGGCATATTTTTGAACATGATCTTGGATTGACTGCCTCACCACAGATCTCTGTACACTTTGAGGTGACAGATAGAAGAGCATCGTCACCTTGCTCCCCTCcatgctctgtctctgctgtagCGGTGTCTGTATTTGTAGGGGCTGGGCCTGGATGCAGAGCAGCAAGATGCCTGTCGCTGTCGCACTCAGAGCACTTGATTGAAACCTTACAGTCTTTAGCTCTGTGCTGAGTTGACCCACAACATCGGAAACAAATGCCATTGTCTTTGAGATATGATTTGCGCTCATCTAGAGTTTTGTATCTAAACCCACGACACCTTTTAAGAGGATGAAGCTTGTTATGTATTGGGCAGTGACGGTCAGGGTTTTCAACCTTTGTCTTACTGGTTTTGGTTTGGTGGTCTGAGGCCTCAGATGACACATCTGTCTTGTATACAGTCACAGGTGTCTTgctgctgtacctggcaggtttCTCACTTTTCATGGACACCTGGTTAGTTGAGGTGTAGAGGGTGAAGCTGGGGTCATTTCTAATTTTCGCCTGGTTCCTGATGAATCTCGAGAAGAACGAGAATGGTGGGAATGCTACCCGATAGTCCTCCTTATATTTGGATCCCTGTGCTATCCATTTTTCTTGTAAACTGAATGGAAGTTTCTCTACAATAGGGTTTACCCCCCAAGATGTGTCCAGATAAGCAAGGCCTGGAAGGTACCCTTCTACTTTAGCACACTCCAGTTCGAGAAGAATGTCACCTAGTTCTCTTAGTTTGTGATTGTCTTTGTTAGCCAGTTTTGGAAAATCATAAATTTTCTTCAACAGTGCATTCTCGATCACTTCGGGTGTACCATAGCACTCTTCTAGTCGTTGCCAGACCATGTTAAGCCCTGCTGTTGCGTTGAAAATATGGACAAATCTAATTCTGTTTGCTTGCTCAGACGACTCTGCCCCTAGCCACTTGGTAATTAGATCTAACTCTTCCCTGGCTGATAAATTCAAGTCTCTGGTCGCATTGAGAAAGGATGCTTTCCATGCCCAATAATTTTCAGGGCGATCATCAAACTTCAGGAGTCCGGAACTCACCATCTCACGTCGTAGGAGGTACTTGGTGAGGTCTGGTGCCACTTGTGACTCCAgggaagttgtgtgtgtgtgactggaagTGGGCTTGCTTTCCATTTCCACCATGCTGCTGTTAATTTCTTTTGAACGGAGAGTCTCTGCTCATGTTCTGTTGTTTGCTACTTTCTGGATTATGGCATGTAGCTGGGTCAACACTAAGCTCTTGTTTCTGCACCATCTTAGAGGATGGtctctaaaaaataaaaataaactgtttggtttttctttggattttctcctaccatatctattgtgttatattctcttaCATTGTTTTAACAATTCTACAAACTTCAACGTGTTtcctttccaatggtaccaattatatgcatatcctggctttagggcctgagcaacagtcagtttaatttgggcacgtcattcaggaGGAAATGGggaaaaaaggggcctagccctaagaagttttaaatattagccactatcaGAGTCAAACTTTGGTAATACCCacatacatttataactgtagcattagtgttagtttccttaaaTTTGTAGCCTACATTTTGCATTATTCCATGCCATTACTTtacctttctttcctctgtcacatTCATGTAGTTGTTCATGTAACCTATTGTAATGTAACCTATTTGAATCATGATGGAACTCAGACAGCACGTAGCAGTTTAAACCTGGAGCTTGGCGCACATCGACAGTCATGACGACTCTACCGTTGTCATAGAATTCCACGATGAGTGAAGAACTAGATAGAACTATTGTAGATATATAGAACTATTGTTCAACCCCTATGTTACAATAATGGGGCGAGGGGGGCTGTAACAATAGTGAGAGGTGATTGTCAGGATAACTTAATGGCATGTCTCAGGCATTCAGGATAATTAGTCTCCACCGAGTGTTATTAACACCCATGTTCCTTTTATACTACAGTCGGTGGAGAATCCAACTTTTGAGTGTTCCGAGATAAAACACTTAAGTTCTTCCAACTGGAATGGAAGTGGCTCGTCTTCAGAGGTTTAAGAATAACTAGGAGTCAAACTAGGGGCTCTGTCTTCATTTATTTTCCTCTTTTTCTTTCTGTTCTGTTTTCATCCTTTTTTCTACCTGCTGTGCTTTCAATAAAGTCATGCAGCGTGTCTAACAAGATCCCCCTGTGTGTGTAAACGGTTTTGTCTCCACACAGGGCGAGCTACTACAGAAAGGGTGGGCGCGCCATGCTGCCTGTGAAGTGGATGCCTCCCGAAGCTTTCATGGAGGGGATATTCACATCCAAAACAGACACGTGGTACGTTCCATTGTAACTCACTCTCAATGATGTCTCAGTTCTCTTGAATGTCACTCCATTCATTTCACCCTTCCGTCTCATTACCTCCCTTTTTCCGTCCTTCAATGGAACTTTCTCTTTTTCACCTTTTGAAAGCCTCCTCTCTTTTACTCTATCTGCTGTCctccttttttatttttaatgtaacctgtatttaactaggcaagtcagttaagaacaaattcttatttacaatgacgggctaggaacagtgggttaactgccttgttcaggggcagaacaacagatttttacagatttttacagatttttaccttgtcagctcagtaattaaaattaaattaaccactaggcttcctcgCTCCCTTCTTCACCCCTCACTTTGCCCTTATCACCCTTAAGATTTATGATTCTCTCTCCCGTCTAAAAACTAAATACAAATTATTCCTCTCTTGCTCCCTCACCTACCTCTCACTCCCCCCCTCTCACTTTCCTTCTTCCTCctacctctctttccttctctcaggTCCTTTGGTGTTTTGCTATGGGAGATCTTCTCTCTGGGCTATATGCCCTATCCCAGTCGCAGTAACCAGGAAGTGTTGGAGTTTGTCACCAGCGGGGGAAGGATGGACCCTCCCAAAAACTGCCCAGGGCCTGTGTAAGTCCAATCACATACCACCCAAACACATGTAGCAGATGTGTGCTAGTGAAGCACTTTCTTGAGATTGAAAGTGAACTGTCACTCAGTCAACTTCCATCCCTGTCTGAACTGTCACTCACATAGGGATGGAGCTTACTCTGTTACATACAGATtacacacacaacctcacagtATACTGTtttcactcatgcacacacatagAATGCAGATATACACATGGATACAAGCGAACAAACACACAAAATACCAAAAACTTCTCAAGCTTGCATCACATTCTCGCCCATCGCTGATCTTTCACGCCGACTCCATGCATGACAAACCACTTTTATTGTCCAATTCTCCTTTGAACTCTCGCGGCTGTCAGTTTTAGCCTTTGTATCACCACGTTTTTTCCTTGAAAAATAAACACAGTTCCCATGTGTTACAATTAATCTGCGTCACGAAAAGGGCTCACAATAGGCATGTCACTTTGCCAAAGAATATTACACAAGAGTAATGATTGCAAGTCAAATCTAATTCAGAAACAAGCTTGATTTTGCACTGTCTTGGGGGGTACCCCAGGATTCCGTTGTACCCCGACTGACTTTTCAACGGTGATCACTCAAACTAGCGGGATATTACACTTAATTCAGAATGATTTGTATTAAATCAGTCGAGTGGTATTATGACGGGGAGGCGGCACTTGTGTCTGTCAAATGATTATCATCGAAGGGGGAAATATGGTTTTTGAATGTGCTTGtggtcgtgtgtgtgtgatgtgtgtatgtgtttcagaTACCGAATAATGACACAGAGTTGGCAGCATCAACCGGAGGACAGGCCCAACTTCTCCACCATCTTGGAGAGGATTGACTACTGCTTACAGGTAGGGAGTGTGAACATCGAGAGTCAACACCCATCTGCACTGGAACTGTGCTCTCAAGTATTAAATGTCTGTTTAACTGCCAAGAGGTTATTTTATTATGTATGGCTATTTTAAAATGTGATACAGCTCATaacccgtctgtctgtgtgtgtaaaagCTTTATTCCTTTTGGGATTGTTTCTGTCATCTACTTAAATAAAGTCAATCATGGTTGCATTAGAATTGACATTTTGAACTCTACTTGTGTAGTGTCATTTTCTACAAATTCAGACAACGGTAATGTTCATGATGTCATTGCGCGTTGTTTGCCATTGTTAGTGTCTAATGCTCCCCTATCCTCTCCAGGACCCCGATGTGGTGACTGTTACATTGCCTGTGGAATATGGGCCCCTCCCCGAAGCGGAGGAGCGGGTGCCCATGCGCCCTGAGGATCTCACGGCCTCTCCCCTGCAGGTGTCCACTCAGATGCCCGACGGGGAGGGCCCTGCACCGCCACCCTCTGCCCCTGACTCCAACGAGGAGAAACGAAGAGTCAAGCAGCCCCTCCTCCTTTCCAGCCAACCCCCCGAAACTGTCAAGCCCCAGATGATGGCGCAACAACCCCAGTTCTACCCCCACCCTCAGACATTCACCACAACCACCATCACAGCCACCTCCTTCATCTCCACCTTCAAGGCGCCTCCCCCCATCTCCACCCAGCAGCCCAACCCAGAGGGGGGCCACATTAATCTGGCCTTCACCCAGGGCTACCCTAAGGATAAGGATGGTCACAATGGGAAGCCCACCAACCTGTGGAACCCTACCTATGGCTCCTGGTTCCTCCAGCAGCAGCAGaggaagcagcagcagcaaaggcaGGGAGACATGGGCAGTGGAGGTGGGGGGCTTGGAGGTGGGAGGGTTCCGGGCGAGGGGCAGGAGTACCAGGGGCGGACTGTGGCCGAGGCTGCGGGGGCCCTGGGTCTCCAGCAACAGCAGCACAAGCAGCAGCAGTTCCAGCCACCGTATCCCTTCCATCCACAGcagcaacagcatcaacaacagcaGATGCAGCTCCTGCACCACCAACATCAGCAGCAACAGCAGGGGCTCTGCAAGCCCCTCTTGCCCCCTCCGCCCCCACCCCAGGCCACCTTCTCGGATATCACTGCCCCTACCCCGCTCCTGTTAGATTCTGCCACCCTCCCCCCAGTCCCCCTCTTCAGACTTCGCCACTTCCCCTGCGGGAACATCGGCTACGGCTACCAGGAGCAAGGGTTGCCCCTGGAGGCGACCCACCACCACACTAACCCTGTCAACCCCCATACTCCccccgtctcctcctcccccGCCACCCGTGGCCCtccagagaggagtggaggggaccCAGCTGTCGCTGAGCTGCTCGACGACGGCCAAAGCCGAGGACAGCCGTCCGCTGCTGGTCACCATGGGGACGGTGCAGGACCCCAGGCTGCCCCGGATGGAGGGCCACAATGCCACGGTGCTTTAGCCCAACCTCCATCTTTATTTTTGTCTCTCACCTCAGAGACCATGTGTATAGGCAGACAGGCGTACAACCAGACTAGATGGTACACAGTGCAACATTGTGTCAGGACAGTACCCGCCGCCTTAcgacacccccccccctcccgtcTCGACGCCTTGGTTTCATCCACAGATCGGATTGACCCATTTTTACCTGGCCAATGGTTGCggagttaaataaaaaataaaataaaaaaaaagttaaataacCTCTAAAATGGTTGCGGAAATACCAATGGGTGTTAAAGTAACtgcccagtgtttccagatttctataaAATTTGACTTATAATTACTTACAATATGAGAGAAATAGGTTTCCTTCCAAAAATGGTTAAATGAGTATGTTAAAAAGTaacttttctgtgttggaatggtgtgcgcgtaccccaacaacagaatggtgtggacttATACCAGTCATAAACAATATTCAGGTTAGTAgcccactgattggccagctcatcctcctccttTTGAAGAGAGTTTTGAAGTGCCCCCCCCAATtcatgctttggccacaaatacaaGTATCGGACGAGTCAACAACATTAACAGAATATAAAAGTTAGATTTTCACTGGGCAGTTACTTTAAAGCACATTGTAGAGCTTCAAAGACCATTGGCTAGAAAAACAGGAACGATGGACATTTTGCAACACCTGCTAAAATGTAGCCACGAAGGGAGTGATACACTATCCGAAGAGAGCGGGCTGAATGAGTTGTCAGCTATTGTAACAGGACAGGGTGAAATGTTTCCATCTGGTTGAACAAGTTAATTTATCCGCAATGTTTTCACGAGTCGACCGCTTATATTCGTGGCTCTGTAGATGTCAATGCAGCCTTTCATCACAAGTCATTCGGGCAACAAACAGTTTGTGTTTCACAATCAAAAACATGTAGAACATGGTAACTGAGAACAATACACATCTGCCAGATGTGTAACTGACTGTAGCATTAATTAACTTATTTGGCCGTCAAATCATTGCAGTTCATCCATTTCCTTTGGGATTTCTGGCCTTGGCAGTTGATTCACAATATCAGAAATTATATTTTACAAGAATATTGTGAGAATCGTACACTGGATTCCGGAGAAGATGAAAGTGTTTGTTGATGTTTGCCTGCCTTctcatttatttattattttgggaaCTCTGTATATTATTAAATGGACCCACTTCTTATACCCAACCATAGCCAAAATCATTTGTCATTGGTTAGCTATTTGGCATTTTTTTAGAAGCAGGAATTTTTGTCCAATGTCGAATTAAATTGACCAATGAATGGTATTTCAGATAGTTGGAAACTAAATGTACTCATCTAGTTGAATGTTGCTATGGTATGAGGGTGGGAGTGAACGGGAATTGTTGGGGGGGTGTAATGGTGCCATAAGCACTGCATGTGGGTGGCTATTTTTGAACTTTAAGGTGCGTGAGTAAGGGGCATTCATCTGTGTGTGCATATGcttgtgtgtttgagagagaggaagagatggagggagaagggggagaaagaaagagagataaagaatGTTATTCGAGGCACAATACTATGGGGCTTTATACCGTTTATTCAGGCAAGTTTACCTTCCATTTCTCATTGGAGATTTTTGATATGTATATATTATGGCCCTCTTATGGAAAGACAGAAATTAGTGTTCCATCAACTTCCATGGACACATAGTTGGagattaatttaatttgaatGTGTGTTTTCAAAATAGGAAATGTTGGCATTTTTGCCGGGGGGGCTTTTTTCAACAACCTTTTCTTGATTCATAACTTTTTTCTTTGCCTTACCCAGCAACTATATTTAACATTGCTGAATAGGTCTTTACCCCTAAACTGCTATTTTAAAGTACTCAATGTTAATACATTTGCATAATTTATCTTTTCTATTTTAAGAAAGACTACTGTAGAATATAAAGTATTCTGAGTGAAAGGTTTGAATACAAATTGCTTGTGGTCCACTTGTGAAAAATCTATGGCTAATATTTTGTGAGGATCAACCATGTCTACATTTACATTCAAATGTGCATAGCCTCAACACTGTCAATGCAGTCTGCTTTTATACATTCAAAAATATTGTGATTATGAATTCATTTTAATGTACAGTGCGAATCAACTTTCATGTACTTAAGTCTCAAATGGACATGTGTGCTAGTCTATGCTAAGCTAAGATGAAGTTGATTTGAGTGTATCCAGGAAGTGCCAATGTGTCAGTTGTTTGCCTGGCTATGTTGTTAATCCTTTACTTGAACACTCTTTCATAAAGCTTTTACAAGCCGTTGTAGTGAAAACATTTGATAACAAGGTTTATGCTTATGATAGAGGGTTCAAGTAACATGTTGCACTTTTGCTCATCTCCAGTGGTTGTGTTCACATAATTTTCTGTTTCTTTGCAGCCACTCATCTGAACTCCGTTGCTCCTTGTAAAAACCAACTGAATTGCATCTGTAACATGTTGTAATTATGATGTATTGTACTATGACTGGTAACCTCTGTATGTTGCCCTTCAGATGACATCTGCCAAAATGAATAAATTACTATATAATGACTATTGGTTGCTGCTGCCAGACTTGACTTAACTCACTCAGACTACCGTGAATTCAGTCTCCGCTAACGTGGGAACATTGCCTTCCCATTTTTATTGCGCTGTAGCACGGATCTTTAGCGCTATGGATTGAATCGAGCCCTTATACAGCTCGATTCAAACATCCATTGCAGGATTTTACACAGTAGCAGATAGATATTGTTTTTGTCCATGTGGCAAATGCAAAAAACAGCAACTGTCCAGTTGAATAGGGACATCCTGTAAATATTGTTACAGAGGCCTTTAATTGTTCAGAGTGGCATACTTAGATATTTCTTGGGAAAGTCATGCATCCCGGAAACTCGCATATTTTTCATT is a window from the Oncorhynchus keta strain PuntledgeMale-10-30-2019 chromosome 35, Oket_V2, whole genome shotgun sequence genome containing:
- the LOC118368557 gene encoding ALK tyrosine kinase receptor-like isoform X1 codes for the protein MESDGEVIICPVQNCSHCETGECHENEEGTMCYCDEDLELAPDGVSCVNASTEVSPLPPQPSLSHLALGLSVGTSALIAALLLAVSGVMIMYRRKHIELQSIQLELQSPDCKLSKLRASTIMTDYNPNYCFAGKTASVNDLKEVPRRNISLTRGLGHGAFGEVYEGMAVGIPGESNPMQVAVKTLPEVCSEQDELDFLMEALIISKFSHQNIVRCIGVSLQALPRFILLELMAGGDLKSFLRETRPRLEHPSSLSMVDLLNVARDIAQGCQYLEENQFIHRDIAARNCLLTTKGQGRVAKIGDFGMARDIYRASYYRKGGRAMLPVKWMPPEAFMEGIFTSKTDTWSFGVLLWEIFSLGYMPYPSRSNQEVLEFVTSGGRMDPPKNCPGPVYRIMTQSWQHQPEDRPNFSTILERIDYCLQDPDVVTVTLPVEYGPLPEAEERVPMRPEDLTASPLQVSTQMPDGEGPAPPPSAPDSNEEKRRVKQPLLLSSQPPETVKPQMMAQQPQFYPHPQTFTTTTITATSFISTFKAPPPISTQQPNPEGGHINLAFTQGYPKDKDGHNGKPTNLWNPTYGSWFLQQQQRKQQQQRQGDMGSGGGGLGGGRVPGEGQEYQGRTVAEAAGALGLQQQQHKQQQFQPPYPFHPQQQQHQQQQMQLLHHQHQQQQQGLCKPLLPPPPPPQATFSDITAPTPLLLDSATLPPVPLFRLRHFPCGNIGYGYQEQGLPLEATHHHTNPVNPHTPPVSSSPATRGPPERSGGDPAVAELLDDGQSRGQPSAAGHHGDGAGPQAAPDGGPQCHGALAQPPSLFLSLTSETMCIGRQAYNQTRWYTVQHCVRTVPAALRHPPPSRLDALVSSTDRIDPFLPGQWLRS
- the LOC118368557 gene encoding ALK tyrosine kinase receptor-like isoform X2, whose translation is MAVGIPGESNPMQVAVKTLPEVCSEQDELDFLMEALIISKFSHQNIVRCIGVSLQALPRFILLELMAGGDLKSFLRETRPRLEHPSSLSMVDLLNVARDIAQGCQYLEENQFIHRDIAARNCLLTTKGQGRVAKIGDFGMARDIYRASYYRKGGRAMLPVKWMPPEAFMEGIFTSKTDTWSFGVLLWEIFSLGYMPYPSRSNQEVLEFVTSGGRMDPPKNCPGPVYRIMTQSWQHQPEDRPNFSTILERIDYCLQDPDVVTVTLPVEYGPLPEAEERVPMRPEDLTASPLQVSTQMPDGEGPAPPPSAPDSNEEKRRVKQPLLLSSQPPETVKPQMMAQQPQFYPHPQTFTTTTITATSFISTFKAPPPISTQQPNPEGGHINLAFTQGYPKDKDGHNGKPTNLWNPTYGSWFLQQQQRKQQQQRQGDMGSGGGGLGGGRVPGEGQEYQGRTVAEAAGALGLQQQQHKQQQFQPPYPFHPQQQQHQQQQMQLLHHQHQQQQQGLCKPLLPPPPPPQATFSDITAPTPLLLDSATLPPVPLFRLRHFPCGNIGYGYQEQGLPLEATHHHTNPVNPHTPPVSSSPATRGPPERSGGDPAVAELLDDGQSRGQPSAAGHHGDGAGPQAAPDGGPQCHGALAQPPSLFLSLTSETMCIGRQAYNQTRWYTVQHCVRTVPAALRHPPPSRLDALVSSTDRIDPFLPGQWLRS